The Terriglobia bacterium nucleotide sequence CGAGCTCGACGGGCTCGGGGCCGGCTACTACGCGGGAAACGCCCACAAGTGGCTGTGCGCGCCCAGGGGAGCCGCCTTCCTCCACGTGCGGCGCGACCTCAAGGACCGCGTCCATCCCCTGGCGATCAGTCACGGCCACGACTCCGCCCTCAGGGGACGCTCCCGGTTCCGCCTGGAGTTCGACTGGACGGGAACGCGGGACCCGGCACCGTGGCTCGCGATCCCCGAGGCGATCCGCTTCCTCGGCGGCCTCCTCCGCGGCGGGTGGACGGCGGTCATGGCCCGCAACCACGAACTCTGCCTGTCGGCCCGCGACATCGTCTCCGGCGCCTTCGGCGTCGCGCCCGCCTGCCCCGACTCGATGATCGGGTCGATGGCCTCGATCCCGCTGCCTCCACCCCGGCCCGGCTCCGATGCCGAAGCGCTCGACCCCGACGGACTCATGGATCGGTTCTTCGAGCGTCACCGGATCGAGACCTGGCTCTTCCCGCGGCCTTCGGGGGGTGGCCGCCTGATCCGGGTCTCGGCTCAGCTCTACAACGACGTCGCGCAATACCGCCGACTCGCGGAAGCCGTTCGGGCGCTGTGGGGGAAGTGAGGTGCGGCTCCGACCGCGCGGCCGGGAAGCGTGGGTGACCGGGCTCTTCTGGTTCGCCGTCGCGGCGTGCCTCCGCCTACACCTGATGTGGCCCGGCGACGCGCCTTTCATCAACGACGAGCCCGCGTTGCTGCACGCCGCGCTGGACGCCGATCGCACCGACCGCCTCGCGACCGAGGGGGCGCTCGGCACGGTCGGTGTGCGCTACGGGCCGCTGCCGACCTGGCTCTACCAGATCGCGCTGATGGCGACCCACGACGTGGTCGCGATCGTGCTCCTGAAGTCCCTGCTGTCCTTCGTGGCCACCCTGGCAGGCGTCCTGCTCATCTGCCGCTGGGTCGGCGCGAGCCGGTGGCTCGCGCTGACCGTCGCGGTCTCGCCCTTTCTCTGGCTCTACGATCGCATGCTGTGGGATCTCGTCTTCCAGATCCCGGTTTCGGTTTGGGCCGTGGCGGCCTATCTCGGGTTCGGCCGCCGGCGCTCCGGCTGGCGGCTGCTTGCGGTCGTGCTGCCGCTGGCGGCACTGGCAGGGATCCACCTCATGAGCCTGCCGACGCTGGCCGGCTTCTCGCTCTGCTTGCTCTGGCTCGACGGCCGCTGGCTGCTCCGCGAGTGGCGCCGGGCTCTGCCCGCCGTCGTGGCGGGAGCGGTCCTGTGCGTTCCCTACGCGTGGTACGTCGTGCACGTCGTCCAGTTCGGACGGGGAGAGCACACGTCCCTCGGATCGGCGCTCGGGGCCGGTTTGACGAGCGGCGGGATCTTCTCCTTCCTGGGATTCCACGAGTACTACGATCCGACTCTCTCGGCGAATGCGGGGCTGCTGAACGGCTCCACGCGCGAAGCTCTCGCGCTCGTCTCGGGGTCGGCGATCGCTGCGGTCCTCGCGGGCATCGCGATCGCCGGGTGGCTGCTTCTGCGCCGACGAAGCGCGTCCCGCGACGAGGCGGACGGCGCTCGCCGGGCCGCGGCGCTCGGGCTGTCGATCTTCGGTTTCGCGCTCCTGATGTTCGTGGTGCTGCGCCGGCAGCTCCACCCGCACTTCTATGCCGGCAGCGCCTGCGGAGTGCTACTGCTGCTGCTGCTGTGCGGACGTGCCGTCTGGAAGTTCCTGATCGCGCGGATCGTCTTCGGTCTTTACCTCGCCGTCATGACCGTGCTGCTGCTCGACCTCTCGCTTGCGCTGCACCGCAACGGCGGCGACTTGTCGCCCACGTACGGGCCCACCATCGGAAACCAGGTCGAGGTGGCCGGCCAGGCGGTCCGGATGGTCCGGGGCGGCGCGCGGACGGTGGTGCTGACCGGGCCCTACAGCATGTTCCCGTGGGCCTTCACGACGCTCTTCCGCCTGGATTCCGCTTGGAATGGCGCGCCGCTCGTCTACCGGAGCGAGCTGGGAGCGGGCTACGTCAGGCTGACGCTCGACGGCGGCGCGATGGGTCTCGGCCCGGCAAACGACGCGGGGGAGATCCTGGTGGGTATGCTTCCCGGTCCGCCGGTGAGGCTGGCCGCGGTGAGCCGCCCGCCGCGCCCGCGCTCCTGAGCGCTCGCGGTCGAGCGCGGTGCTTTCCGGATCACGGTATCGAAACGCGGGGTGCGAGTCCGTGACGGCCGGGCGGACCGAATGCCGGGCCGAGGCGAGATCTCGCGGTGCGCGATCCCGGCATGGACCTTGCGCGTCACCGCCGTGGGCGCGCGCCGTCGGTCCGTCGAGGAGGCGGATCCCGGCCGGCGCAGGGCGGGGGCACGATGCACGGCGCTTGCGAGTCTTGCGGCATCCTTCACGAGTCGTCGTCGGAATGTCCCGGTGACGCCCCGGCGGCGGGTCCGGAGAGGCCGGGCGCGAGGATGCGGGTCAGGACGGCGCGAGGGACCGAAGACGTCGGGGTCCTGATCGCCCGAACCCGAGGACGGTGGCGCGCCCGAATCGTGACCTACCCGAACGTGCTGTGGACGGCGCCGGGAGGGCGGACGACCCTGAAGTTCGTCTCGGACACCGCTGAGGAGGCCGAGAGGCAGGCGGTCGCTTTCATCCAGGGCCATTGCGCGCGGCGGCCGTCGGCCGCCCGGGGGATGCTGGTGCAGGTCGCGACGGCGGCCGAGCGATTCGAGTTCCCTGCGAAGCCGTCCTCCTCGAACCTGGCCGGAAAGCGGTGGCGAGTCGCCCTCCCGGTCCGGTACGGCGAGCTGCGCGCTTCGGATCTCGGCGCGACCGCGAACGTGTCGGCGGAGGGGATGTTCATCGCGGCCGCGTCGCCGAGCGAGGCGGGGTCGCCCCTCAGGATCCTCGTCGAGGTCCGCGGATGCACGATGCATCTCCGCGGCCTCGTGATGTGGAGCCGCCGCCGGCCCGAAGGGCGCCGCCCCGCCGGCATGGGGATTCGCCTCCTCCTCCCTCCGGCCCCCTGGGCGAGCTTCGTCGAGTCGATCTCCTGAGCGGGCCCACGGCTATCGGCCGCCCCGGCCCGCCACGAACCGCTCCTCGGCCCAGGCCGCGAGCACCTCGCCGAAGAACAGCCGGTGGTAGTCGTGCTGCGGGTACAGTTCCTCGATCTCCGGGTCCAGGAATCGTGACGGGTCCACGTCGACGGTGGACAGGACCCGGCACTCGAGCGACAGCTCGGCGCCCTCCACGCGAGGGACCGCGACGCGCTCGGACGGGACCTTCTCGATCCCGGCCAGGCGCCACTTGTCGAGGTCGCGCCCGGATCGCGTCCCGCACACGTCCATCGCCTCGCGCCGGGACTCCGGGAGGAAGTTCAAGGTGAACTCGGGATGCGCGTCGAGGAGCGAGAACGTGTGGCGCGTCGGCCGGACGTAGACGGTGACGACCGGGCGCTGCCAAAGGGTGCCGAGCCCGCCCCACGAGACCGTCATCGGGTTCGGGCGTTCCCTGCCCGCGACGAGAAGCGCCCACTCGAGGTCCAGCAGCTCGAACGGCCGGACGGCCAGGCTGGTCGGATCCACCTTCTTCACGTTCTCCTCCCCCGGAGCATTCTCCGTTGTCGAGGAGCTATATTAGCCGCGTCACGAGGGGAATGAGGAGGATCATGCGAACTCCGCTGTGGAAGCTCCTGGGACTCGCGGCCTTCGTCGGGCTGATGGTGTTTTGCGGCGCGTGCGTGGTGGCGGTCCGCGAAGGGCCCGCGAGGCGGGTCGACATGCCGCCTCCGCCTCCACCTCCGCCCCCCGCCGTTCCGGACGCGGCGGCCGACGACGACTTCGGGGCGTTCTACGACGGCCTGGCGCCGTACGGCGAGTGGTTCTGGCAGGATCCCTACGGCTGGGTCTGGGATCCCTCGACGGTCGACCCGGCCTGGCGCCCCTACACGGTGGGACACTGGATCTACACCGACGACGGGTGGTTCTGGAAGTCCGACGAGCCGTGGGGGTGGGCGACCTGCCACTACGGCCGCTGGTTCTTCGATTCGGATCGCGGATGGGTCTGGGTGCCCGGCCACGAGTGGGCGCCGGCGTGGGTCGCGTGGCGCCACGGCGACAGCTGGGTCGGCTGGGCGCCGCTTCCTCCCCGGGCCGTCTTCAGGGCGGGGATCGGCCTCGATCTGGGCGGCGTCGATCTGGACGTGATCATCCAGCCGTTCTGGTGGGGGTTCGTCGAGGAGCGCGACATCCTCGACCCGAGGATCGGCGTGAGGATCGCACCGGTCGCCCGCAACGTCACGCTGGCGCGGGTCACGCGAAATGAAACCAACTACGCCGTCGTCCGGAATCGTGTCGTGGTCCGGGGCATCGACGTGGCGGAGATCGAGCGGGAGAGCCACCGCCGCGTCGCCCCGGTCAAGATCGTCGACGAGGGCGCCCCCGGGAAGGATCGCCACTCGAAGTGGGTCGGCCAGGATCTCCACGTGTTCCGCCCGGCCATGAAGGATCCCCCGCCGTCCCGCGCGCCGCGCGGAGCCGTCCGGAACGAGGGCGGCTCGCCCGGGCGCGCGGCGCCCGACCTCGCGGTAGGGACGCCGCAGACGCCCCCGCGGCGCCCCGAAGAGCCGCAGCGCGAGCAGCGGGCCGCGCGCCCGGGTCCACCGCCCCGCGCCGCGGCCGAGACCCCGGCCGCCGTTCCCGAGCAGGTGCTACGCCGCCAGCAGGCGGAGGCTCGCGAGTTGGAGCGCCGCCACGCGGCGGAGCGTTCGGCGCTCGGGCGCCGGCATCAGACGGAGGCCAAGAGCGCCCCGGCGAGTGCCCCCCCCGAGGAGCTGAAGAAGCGCCAGGACGACGAGCGGCGCGCGATGGACGAGCAGACGAAGCGCGAGAAGCTCCTGCTCGAGAAGCGGCAGGAGCGCGAGCGCAAGGAGAAGGCCGCGGAGAGCAAGAACAAGCCGGCCGACGAGAAGAAGCCGAAGACCGGTGAGAAGAAGGCGCCGGAGGACCGGAAGGGAAGCTGACCGGGTCAGGGTGGGGTCGGCTCGGACGGGACCCGCCGCGCGGCGGAGATCAGCGTGGTGGCGGCGACGGCGGCGGCGAGGCAGCCCGCCATCCCGTACAGGCCGGCGCCGGGCTGCATCTCGAAGCGGGCGACGAGACCGCTCGCGGCGCGGTCCCGGAGGCTGTCGAGCGGGTGGAAGCCGTGGCGCCCTCCGGGGTCCGCGAACATCCCGTGCACTTGCCAGTTGATCAGCGAGATGTGGACGAGCGCCGCGAGGGCGAGGACCGCTCCCGCGGCCGAGAGCGCTCGCGCGCCGCGAGCCCCCCGGATCGCGAGGAGCGGCACGACCGCCGCGCAGGCGGTGGATCCGAGGAGCCAGAGCGCGAGGAGCCAGGTGAGGCGCACGGCGGGCGGCGTCCGGCGGGCCATCGGGCTCTCGGCGACCTTCTCCGCGGCCGCCTCCTGATCCCCGGCGTCGTCGGTCGCGGTCTCGGCCTCCGTGCGGAGGTCCCGGACCACTCGGGTCGCCTCGGTCACCAGGTCCGGGCCGCGCACGGTCCGGTCGTGCTTGATGGGAACCTGCAACCGGAAGAGCGGCAGGAAGAAAAAGGCCACCGCGGCGCACGCCAGGACCGACAGGACCGCCCGCTCCACCGCGCGCTTCGGCTCCGTCATCTCAATCTCGTCTCCGAGCGAGCTTCATCGGTGCAGTCTATCCCTCGCCTCGGCGGATCGACAAGACGAAAGGGCCTGGCTGCGGTGGGGACACCGCGACACCGCTTCGGCTTCGAGAGGCGGCGTCACCTCGGACGCGCGGCGAAGGGGCGGTGCCAGCCGATCTCGGGCTGGTCGCGGTACGGGCCGAGGTCGTGGAACGCGAAGAGCCGGGGGTTCGCCGAGTGGAGGAACCCCCAGCCGAGCCCGTTGATGCAGCAGGGGTCGAGCCGCGTCCCGTACGCGGCGAAGTGGTCGCGACCGTAACCGAGCGTGCGGTTGTACCCCGTGCGGTGGACCGGCCCCCGTTCGCGGCCGAGGAAATAGGGGTGGACGTGACTTCCGCAGAGCAGGAGCGCCGCGCCGCCCGCGTCGGGGAACGCCGGCCCCTCGGTGCGGTACCGCGGAACGAATACGTCGCCGCGGCGGGCGTCGTGCAGGATCCAGCCGGTGTGCCCGGCGAGGAAGTGGTCGACGAAGAAGTTCTCGCCGTGCGCGAGGCAGTAGATCCGCTCGCAGTCGTTGTACCGGTTCCCCGGGCCGGTCGCAGGCGTCCCGCCGCGTGCGCTCACCGGGTACGGCGACGGCTGGGCCCCGACGACGGGCGATGCGGCGCGCCGGACCACGGGCTCCTTGCCGCCGCAGCAGCCGGCCGCGGCGGCGACGAGGCAGAGGGACGCCATCGCCGCTCGCCTCATCGCAGAATCCTCGCGCCGAGGTGCCACGCAGCCTGGACCAGCCAGACGAGACCGACGAGGCGGAACAACCAGAGCGTGGCCCAAGTCCCGATCAGCGCCTGGACGTGGACGGGGAACGGGGAGCTGGCGCCGCCCGGGCGCGGCACCCCGCGCCAAGGGGCGAGCCAGCCGAGCGGGAGCACCGTGAGACTCACGCCGAGCTTGAACAGCGCGGCGGCGTCGGCGCCGGTCACGGGACCGAGGCGTCCCGTCCCCGCGAACAGCATCGCCGGCAGGTAGAGCGCGAGGGTGCCGAGGATCCCGGCGCGGAGGAGCCACGTCCGCCGGTCGGCCCAACCGAGGACCCGATCGAGACGCTCGCGGTGCCCGCCGGTGCAGGCGCGCCACGGGCCGCTCCCGATCGGTTCGGCGACGTCGAATCCCGGACCTCCCGACGCGCCGCCGCCGCACCAGAGGCATCTCCGGGCCGCGCGACGCAGCGCGAACGGGCGCGCGTAGAGCCGGTGCGTGACCATCAGCGCGACTCCCAGAACGAGCGACCCCGCCGCCCCGATCGGCGTCCGCGTGAACAGCCACAGGACCGCCGGGACCGGCAGGAAGAGCAGCGCTCCAAAGACGCGGTCGGCCACGGGGGATATGTAGGCCGCCGCGGTCTCCGGCGCAAGGGGCGGGGCGCCCCGAGCGCGTCTTGCCAACTCGCCGAGAGGCCGCTTAGCATCGACGCATGCGAAAACTCCACTTCGTCCTCACCATGGCCGCCACCCTCGTCCCGTCCGCCGCCCGGCATGCCATCGCGGCCGCGCCCGGGGCTCCGGTGCCCGCCGCCGCTCCGGCCGCGCCGGCCGAGGCGGAGGTGGGCCTCTCCTCGGCCGACGCGGGGCGCTTCGCCAAGCTCGCCCTGGACTGCGTCGGCAAGGAGTACCCGAACAAGATCGCGCACGTGATGAACGGGGACGGGGACGTCAAGCCGCCGCGCGAGCTGACCCCGGCGTTCTGCGGCTGCTTCGACTGGCACTCGGCCGTGCACGGGCACTGGCTCCTCGCGCGTCTCGCCAGGACGTTTCCGGACGCCCCGTTCGCTCCGGCATCCCGCTCGGCCCTCGCCCGGAGCCTGACGCCCGTGAAGATCGCCGCCGAGGTCGTCTACCTCGAGGGAAACGGGCGCGGGACGTTCGAGCGCCCGTACGGCCTGGCGTGGCTCCTCGAGCTGGCCGCCGAGCTACGGGAGTGGAACGACCCGGAGGCGAAGACCTGGTCCCTGAACCTCGCGCCGCTGGAGCGGGCGGCTTGGAAGCGCCTCGCCGAGTGGCTTCCGAAGCTGTCCCGTCCGATCCGCGTCGGCGAGCACGACCAGACCGCGTTCGCGCTCGGCCTGGCCCTCGACTGGGCGCGAGGCGCCGGGGACCGCGAGGCCGCGGCGTTGGTCGAGGCGCGCATCCGCGACTACTACCTCCGCGACCGGGACTGCCCGATCGGCTACGAGCCGTCAGGACAGGACTTCCTCTCCCCCTGCCTCGCCGAGGCGGACGTCGTGCGGCGGGTCCTCCCTCCCCCGCGCTACTCGGATTGGCTCAGGAGCTTCCTGCCGAAGATCCCCACGGTCGCGTCGTCGCGATGGCTGGCCCCCGCGGTCGTCACGGACCCGTCGGACGGAAAGCTCGCCCACCTCGACGGGCTCAACCTGAGCCGCGCTTGGATGCTCGAGGGGATCGTCGCGGGACTCCCCTCGGCCGACAAGCGGATTCCCGCGCTCAGGGCCGCGGCGGCCGCGCACCGGGATTCCGGCCTCAGGTCGGTGACCGGCGAGCACTACGAGGGCGGGCACTGGCTCGGTACATTCGCGGTGTACCTGGTGACGGAGAGAGGCCTCACGGCCGGGGGGACGTAGAGCATCGGTCGGGAGAGGGTCGCATGCGCCGTCCGTCTTCAGCGAGCCGCCTCGTCTTCGAGGACCGCCTGCCGGACCTCCGTCCTCGCGGCGAGGCGCTCGTCATCTGCGACGCGAAGCTCCCGTCGCTCTCGGCGGGCCTCGCGCGGTGGCTCGTGCGGTTCCCTCGGGTCTATCCCGTGCGAGCCGGAGAGAAACTGAAGACGCTCCCGACGTTTCACCGCCTGGTGGAGTGGGCGGCCGCCACTCTCCCCGCGACCGATCGCTCGAGGCTCCGCGTCGTCGCGATCGGGGGCGGCTCCGTCGGCGACTTCGCCGGGTTCTTCGCGAGCGTGTGGCTCCGGGGAGTCGACCTCGTTCTGGTCCCCTCGACCTGGCTCGCCGCCATCGACTCCGCCCACGGCGGCAAGACCGCCCTGAACGCGGGCGGCGCCAAGAACGCGATCGGGACGTTCCACCCGGCGAGCGAGGTCCGACTCGTACGTCGGCTCCTCGACCTTCAGGAGGCGGAGCGGGCCCGTGAGGCCTGGGGCGAGCTCGCGAAGATCGCGATCCTCGACGGGGGGGCGTGGGCCCGCGCGATGGCACGGGATCCGGCGCCGGACGGCGAGCTGCTGTGGAAGTACCTCGAGCCCGCCGTTCGCGCGAAGCTCCGCGTGGTCGCGCGCGACCCCGAGGAGAGAGGCGGGCCGCGGCGACTCTTGAACCTCGGCCATACGACCGGCCACGTCCTGGAAGCCTGGAGCGGCGTCGCTCACGGCGTCGCGGTGGCTCACGGCGTCGCGTTCGCGGTCGCCTGGAGCGAACGCCGCGGGCTCCTGACGCGTCGTGCGGCCGGCGACCTTCGCGAGTTCCTCGCGACACGCCTCGGACCGACGGGGAGCGGCCTCCCTCCCGGCGTGCGCCCGATCCCGAGGCTCGCCGCCGCTCGCCTCCTCTCCCGCGACAAGAAAGCAATCTCCGCGTCCCGCGTTCGGGAGGTGTTCCTCGAGGGCTGGGGGAAGCCGCGGATCGAGGCGGTCCGATTCGCGGATCTCCTCGCCGAGATGGTGCGGCAGGGCTGGGTCCTGCCGTGAGCCCGCGACGGCCGCCGCTCGACTTCGACGGCAAGATCCCGGCCTCGAAATCGATGTTCAACCGCGCCGCGGTCATCCGCTCGTTCGAGGAGCGCGTCGAGGTACGGGGACGCTCGAGCTGCGACGACGTGCGGCGCCTCGAAGAGGCGCTCCGCGTGATGGGGACCGGCGCATCGCTCGACTGCGGCGAGGGAGGCACGGTCTTCCGCTTCCTGACCGCCCGAGCTTCGCGGATACCCGGACGCCACGAGCTCGCCTGCGGCCCTTCCCTCTTCGCGCGGCCGCACGACGGCCTGTTCGACGCGCTCGCGCCGCTCGGGATCCGCGTCTCGAGCGATCGCGCGAGGCGCGTCGTCGTCGTCGAAGGGCGCGGCTGGCGCGATCCGGGGCGTCCGGTCCGGGTCTCGCGGGACGTCTCGAGCCAGTTCGCCTCGGCGGTTCTGCTGTCGGCTTGGGATCTCCCCTTCTCCCTGACGCTGGAGGCCGGGCAGGACGGGCCGAGCGAGCCGTATCTCTCGATGACGCTCGAGATGCTGCGCCGCGCCGGAATGGAGTGGCGCCGGAGCGGAACCATCCTGAGCGTGCCCCCGATGCAGCACCCGGCGGCGGGGACGCGCCTTCGGTTGGAGCCCGACCTCAGCTCCGCCTTCGCGCTCGCGGCGCTCGCCGCCGTCGCCGGACGCGCACGAATTCACCAGTTCCCGGCGGAGTCTCTCCAGCCGGACGCCGCGTTCGTGGGGATCCTGCTTCGCATGGGCGCGCCGGTTTGCCGCGACCGGAACGGCGTGCTCGAGGTGAGGTCGCCCGCGGGCGGCGTGCGCGCGCTCGAGGGCATCGACGTCGACCTCGGCCGCTCGCCCGATCTCTTCCCGGTGCTCGCGGTCCTCGCCTCCTTCGCTTCGGGGCCGAGCCGCCTCGCCGGCGCGCCCCACCTCGCCCACAAGGAGTCGGATCGGATCCGCAAGACGGCGGAGCTCGTCGCCCTCGTCGGCCGCGAGGCGACGGTCCTTCCCGACGGGCTCCGGATCGAGGAGGGCGAGCCGCGTTTCGGAGCGGAGCGCGCGTACGATCCGGCGGGGGACCACCGTCTCGCGATGGCGGCGCACGTCGCCGCCGCCGCCGGCGCCCCGATCGAGATCCTCCACAAAGAGGTGGTCGACAAGAGCTTCCCCGAGTACTGGCCGATCGTCCTCGGCGGCGGCCTCGCCGAGACGACGTTCCTCGCGGGGCAGCGGGGGGTCGGGAAGTCGTCCCTCCTGAGGCGGCTCCTCGTCGCGGCGCGAGACCGGGGGATCGCGCTCCACGCGCTCGACCTCGACGGAGAGATCGAGAGACGAGAGGGTGTCCCGATCCCGGACCTCTTCGAGGCGGGAGGAGAGGCGCGGTTCCGAGCGCTGGAGCGGCGCACGCTGGAAGCGGTCCTCGACGAGTTCGCGGCCGCGCGCCGCCGCGGGGAGCCGGCCGCGATCGCCCTCGGCGCGGGGTTCGAGGCGTTCGACCTGCCCGTCTTCCGCTCGCCGCTGACGAGGGTGATCTGGGTGCGGCGACGCACCGACGACGACGGCCGGATCTTCCTCGACCGGCCGCGGCTCGACGCGTCGGCCACGCCTCTGGCCGAGTTTCGGTCGCGCGCGCGGGATCGTGGCGCACGGTTTCGCGCGATCGCCGACCGCGAGCTCGTGCTGCGCGAGGGCCTCCCCGAGACCGCGGGCTCGGAGCGCGACCTCCTCCTCCTCGGCCGGGCGCGTCTCGGCGCGTGGCTCACGATGCCGCCCTCCGCCCTCGTGCGACCCGCGGGCATCGCGCAGTACTGGGAGGCGAGGCGGGACTGGGGGATCGAGCGGGTCGAGCTCCGCGACGACCTGCTCCCGCCCGACCGGATGCTCGCCGCGCGCGACGGGATTCCCGACGAGCGACTCGTCGTGAGCTTCCGCGTCCCCGGCGCTCCCGTCCCTCGAGACCTCGATCCGCCGATCGAGGTCGACTGGGCGCTCGAGCTGGGACCGCCACCCGAGGGACTGCGCCCGACGATCGCGTCGCTCCACGAGCGGCTCCCCGGCGAGAGCCTTAGGAGCGCGCTCGACCGGCTCGTTGAGACGGCCCCTGCCGGGACGCCGCGGCTCAAGGCGGCGCCGGAGGTTCGCGACTTCGCGGAGCTCGCGGCGGGCGACGCGTGGCAACGGCGCGATCCCCACCGCCGGTCGTTTCTTCCCCGCTCGCCGGACGGACGGTGGAGCTGGTACCGGCTTCGGCAGAAGGGCCGGCAGGCGATGGGATTCGTGCGGGACGGCGGGGACGCGGGGCCGGTGGGCGCTCCCGATCAGCCGACGCTGCTGGAGTGGCTCGACGAGCGGCCGGGCCTCTCACGCTTCGGCGCGGTGCTCGGCGACCCGGTGGCGGCGAGCCGCTCGCCGGCGCTCCACCTGGCGTGGGCCCTCTCGCGGGGGGCGTCCTACTACGCGATCCGCGTCGCCGAGACCGAGTTCGACGAGGCGATCGCCGTCCTGGAGCAGCTCGGCCTCGGGTTCGCATCGGTCACCGCTCCGCTCAA carries:
- a CDS encoding DUF2891 domain-containing protein — encoded protein: MAATLVPSAARHAIAAAPGAPVPAAAPAAPAEAEVGLSSADAGRFAKLALDCVGKEYPNKIAHVMNGDGDVKPPRELTPAFCGCFDWHSAVHGHWLLARLARTFPDAPFAPASRSALARSLTPVKIAAEVVYLEGNGRGTFERPYGLAWLLELAAELREWNDPEAKTWSLNLAPLERAAWKRLAEWLPKLSRPIRVGEHDQTAFALGLALDWARGAGDREAAALVEARIRDYYLRDRDCPIGYEPSGQDFLSPCLAEADVVRRVLPPPRYSDWLRSFLPKIPTVASSRWLAPAVVTDPSDGKLAHLDGLNLSRAWMLEGIVAGLPSADKRIPALRAAAAAHRDSGLRSVTGEHYEGGHWLGTFAVYLVTERGLTAGGT
- a CDS encoding aminotransferase class V-fold PLP-dependent enzyme: MNSLASCFSLDPGIDYLNHGSFGACPAPVVEFAEEVRRRIEREPFRFLARDLTPLLDAAREELARFVGAAADDLAFVPNATTGVNTVLASLPLEPGDELLTTDHVYNACRNALAFAAARAGAVVVIAPVPFPIESEDAVLDAVLARVSPRTRLALLEHVTSATALIFPIRRLVRELLRAGVETLVDGAHAPGMVPLELDGLGAGYYAGNAHKWLCAPRGAAFLHVRRDLKDRVHPLAISHGHDSALRGRSRFRLEFDWTGTRDPAPWLAIPEAIRFLGGLLRGGWTAVMARNHELCLSARDIVSGAFGVAPACPDSMIGSMASIPLPPPRPGSDAEALDPDGLMDRFFERHRIETWLFPRPSGGGRLIRVSAQLYNDVAQYRRLAEAVRALWGK
- a CDS encoding flavin reductase family protein yields the protein MKKVDPTSLAVRPFELLDLEWALLVAGRERPNPMTVSWGGLGTLWQRPVVTVYVRPTRHTFSLLDAHPEFTLNFLPESRREAMDVCGTRSGRDLDKWRLAGIEKVPSERVAVPRVEGAELSLECRVLSTVDVDPSRFLDPEIEELYPQHDYHRLFFGEVLAAWAEERFVAGRGGR
- a CDS encoding 3-dehydroquinate synthase, with amino-acid sequence MRRPSSASRLVFEDRLPDLRPRGEALVICDAKLPSLSAGLARWLVRFPRVYPVRAGEKLKTLPTFHRLVEWAAATLPATDRSRLRVVAIGGGSVGDFAGFFASVWLRGVDLVLVPSTWLAAIDSAHGGKTALNAGGAKNAIGTFHPASEVRLVRRLLDLQEAERAREAWGELAKIAILDGGAWARAMARDPAPDGELLWKYLEPAVRAKLRVVARDPEERGGPRRLLNLGHTTGHVLEAWSGVAHGVAVAHGVAFAVAWSERRGLLTRRAAGDLREFLATRLGPTGSGLPPGVRPIPRLAAARLLSRDKKAISASRVREVFLEGWGKPRIEAVRFADLLAEMVRQGWVLP